Proteins co-encoded in one Paraburkholderia edwinii genomic window:
- a CDS encoding NADPH-dependent FMN reductase has translation MSPSERHCPDRSKSTHALAIRWVFPSPLLDAIVTRISVIVGSVRPGRFAEKPANWIADHLRQHSAIDTRILDLIDFPLPMYEEPLPPAYPGRPPFTNEVVIRWTAEIAASDGFVIVTPEYNHGYPPVLKNALDYVYGEWHRKPVAFISYGEVAGARSVTHLRDVVGTLGMASIRHAVQLPFATLMTHYRGEDVAAALAEFDDVGSAMVGELLWWTAALKEARDKG, from the coding sequence ATGTCGCCCAGCGAGCGTCACTGTCCTGACAGATCGAAATCTACGCACGCGTTAGCCATTCGCTGGGTATTCCCTTCCCCACTCCTGGATGCAATCGTGACCAGAATTTCTGTAATTGTCGGCAGCGTCCGCCCCGGCCGCTTTGCTGAAAAGCCAGCGAACTGGATCGCCGATCATTTGCGACAGCACTCGGCGATCGATACCCGGATTCTCGATCTGATCGACTTTCCGCTGCCGATGTACGAAGAGCCTCTGCCGCCCGCTTACCCGGGCCGGCCACCTTTCACGAACGAGGTCGTGATTCGCTGGACAGCGGAGATCGCCGCATCCGACGGTTTCGTGATCGTGACCCCCGAGTACAACCACGGCTATCCGCCCGTGTTGAAGAATGCGCTCGACTACGTTTACGGCGAATGGCACCGCAAGCCGGTTGCTTTCATCAGTTACGGAGAAGTCGCGGGGGCGCGAAGCGTCACTCACCTCAGGGATGTTGTCGGCACTCTCGGGATGGCTTCGATCCGTCACGCCGTGCAACTCCCCTTCGCCACGCTGATGACGCACTATCGAGGCGAAGATGTCGCCGCGGCGCTCGCAGAGTTCGACGATGTCGGCTCCGCCATGGTGGGCGAACTTCTCTGGTGGACGGCGGCGTTGAAAGAAGCACGCGACAAGGGTTGA
- a CDS encoding flagellin codes for MLGINSNIPSLTAQENLNGSGSALSQAITRLSSGKRINSAADDAAGLAISTSLETQINGLNQGVSNANNGVSLVQTASTGLAQITASLQRIRSLAGEAAGGTLTTANQQALQQEVSQQIAEVNRIASQTQFNGIGLLNGQAGVIQVQVGANVGQTVALDLSQGVSAASLGGGFVQAGSKLGAITHLNLNADGTEHTSGGLGPIVEIDIIANGNGGFNFVDQNGDAISSAASAALFTTTTSNGVSSLGLTTGSALSPANEIAIISSAAANNSGAADGTIFGEISGINIDPATGKDASVGTPNVITSITVEADGKGNIKFVDQDGKSISPSVTAGLFNIASTTGGVLSSFGFNGVAPTSTIGSGTGAQPSGTLLASVNTLNVPTAVSQIDISTTQGATNAMEAIDNALAGIANLQASLGAAQNRFAAISQSQQNESTDLASAQSQITDADFAQETANLSRAQVLQQAGISVLAQANSQPQQVLKLLQ; via the coding sequence CGTCAGGCAAGCGCATCAACAGTGCGGCCGACGACGCAGCTGGCCTCGCCATTTCCACTTCGCTTGAGACACAGATCAACGGCCTGAATCAGGGCGTGTCAAATGCGAACAACGGCGTATCGCTGGTGCAAACGGCCAGCACGGGCCTCGCGCAGATCACGGCAAGCCTGCAGCGTATCCGCTCGCTGGCTGGTGAAGCCGCAGGCGGCACGCTGACCACGGCCAATCAGCAGGCATTGCAGCAGGAAGTGTCGCAGCAGATCGCGGAAGTGAACCGTATCGCTTCGCAGACGCAATTCAACGGCATCGGGCTGTTGAACGGGCAGGCCGGTGTGATCCAGGTGCAGGTCGGCGCGAACGTCGGCCAGACCGTGGCGCTGGATCTGAGCCAGGGTGTCTCGGCGGCGTCGCTTGGCGGCGGCTTCGTGCAGGCCGGCAGCAAGCTCGGCGCAATCACGCATCTGAACCTGAACGCGGACGGTACGGAGCACACGAGCGGCGGGCTCGGCCCGATCGTGGAAATCGACATCATCGCGAATGGCAACGGGGGCTTCAATTTCGTCGACCAGAACGGCGACGCCATTTCGTCGGCCGCATCGGCAGCCCTGTTCACGACGACGACGAGCAACGGCGTCTCGTCATTGGGGCTCACGACCGGCAGCGCGCTCTCGCCGGCAAACGAAATCGCCATCATTTCCAGCGCCGCCGCAAATAATTCCGGCGCTGCGGACGGTACGATCTTCGGCGAAATCTCGGGCATCAACATCGACCCGGCGACTGGTAAGGACGCATCCGTCGGTACGCCGAACGTGATTACCTCAATTACCGTCGAAGCGGACGGTAAGGGCAACATCAAGTTTGTCGATCAGGATGGCAAATCAATCTCGCCGTCTGTAACGGCAGGGCTTTTCAATATCGCGTCAACCACGGGCGGAGTGTTAAGCAGCTTCGGCTTCAACGGCGTAGCACCGACCAGCACGATTGGCAGCGGCACCGGCGCCCAGCCGTCGGGCACCTTGCTTGCGAGCGTCAATACCTTGAACGTGCCGACCGCTGTGTCGCAGATCGACATCAGCACGACGCAAGGCGCGACCAACGCGATGGAGGCGATCGACAATGCGCTGGCTGGGATCGCCAACCTTCAGGCGTCGCTGGGTGCCGCGCAAAATCGCTTTGCCGCCATCTCGCAGTCGCAGCAGAATGAGTCGACCGATCTGGCAAGTGCGCAGTCGCAAATCACGGATGCCGATTTCGCACAGGAAACGGCGAACCTGAGCAGGGCACAGGTGCTGCAGCAAGCCGGTATCTCGGTGCTTGCACAAGCGAACTCGCAGCCGCAGCAGGTGCTGAAGCTGCTGCAGTAA